Proteins co-encoded in one Fusarium musae strain F31 chromosome 3, whole genome shotgun sequence genomic window:
- a CDS encoding hypothetical protein (EggNog:ENOG41), protein MTSLYQLNGSLKPFAKLLFLPAAVLLSIWVVTTTAKRWMRHRRQHLQAAEAEVVPPEKVLAIEPLHDFDWKTAPRRQLRPFKPTYHITMAIRADTPSELITIDEDYLDRVTHRRSIIATHGSTVHGCIPEGDAAVREVYTYLLSEQLPKRFPTIFKLSKDNSMCENLATGMSFPTLPEGNMDAALRVLGETVEEDLFLLQETPEGHRSVAFMCCFPSGFDPSTKLGKTLVEIHAPVPSYEKIGSSMEKFFSKLEVGKSVKRTNWSVQTHTELFNCQGNHITGDDKYENDEDVDIEKTFLRIELQTLTRLPKTRAILFSFKTYLYPVRQIKDEGLGPAFADAIEGLAKGNAPGMWTYKSAVRWGSSVITYLRS, encoded by the exons ATGACTTCCTTGTATCAGCTCAATGGCTCTCTGAAGCCTTTTGCAAAGCTACTCTTTCTCCCCGCCGCTGTTTTGCTATCAATCTGGGTCGTCACCACCACT GCAAAGAGATGGATGCGCCATCGCAGACAGCACTTACAAGCTGCCGAGGCTGAGGTAGTACCGCCTGAGAAAGTGCTAGCCATTGAACCTTTACACGACTTTGACTGGAAGACCGCACCTAGGCGTCAGTTACGGCCATTCAAACCAACATACCACATAACGATGG CTATTCGAGCCGATACGCCATCAGAACTCATCACAATTGACGAAGATTACCTCGACCGCGTTACACATCGACGAAGTATCATTGCCACTCATGGCTCTACCGTTCATGGCTGCATCCCAGAAGGCGATGCTGCTGTGCGTGAGGTTTACACTTACCTCCTATCTGAACAGCTCCCCAAGCGCTTCCCTACCATCTTCAAACTCTCAAAGGACAACTCCATGTGCGAGAATCTCGCTACAGGAATGTCTTTCCCTACACTGCCCGAGGGCAACATGGATGCGGCGCTACGTGTACTCGGTGAGACTGTTGAAGAGGATCTTTTTTTGTTGCAGGAGACTCCAGAAGGCCACCGCTCGGTTGCATTCATGTGTTGCTTTCCATCGGGCTTTGATCCCTCAACTAAGCTTGGTAAAACACTTGTGGAGATCCATGCACCTGTGCCGTCATATGAGAAGATCGGTTCCAGTATGGAGAAGTTCTTTTCGAAGCTGGAAGTTGGAAAGAGTGTCAAACGAACAAAC TGGTCCGTCCAGACTCATACAGAGCTGTTCAACTGCCAGGGCAACCACATCACTGGCGATGACAAGTACGaaaatgatgaagatgtcgatATTGAAAAG ACTTTCCTTCGCATAGAGCTCCAAACCTTGACTCGTCTTCCCAAGACCCGagccatcctcttctctttcaaaACTTATCTCTACCCAGTTCGTCAGATCAAGGACGAGGGTCTCGGGCCTGCTTTTGCCGATGCTATTGAGGGACTAGCCAAGGGCAATGCTCCCGGCATGTGGACTTACAAGAGCGCGGTGCGATGGGGAAGCAGTGTAATTACTTATCTGAGATCATGA